One stretch of Armigeres subalbatus isolate Guangzhou_Male chromosome 2, GZ_Asu_2, whole genome shotgun sequence DNA includes these proteins:
- the LOC134216499 gene encoding very long-chain specific acyl-CoA dehydrogenase, mitochondrial-like, protein MIRTGVQITSKRCSSLIFSSRWVSSTSSNLKQQQPPVNMSFMANLFRGEIQPSQVFPYPEAADKEQREYIQSMADPVHRFLAERYDAAESENLHGPSTATTDALWEMGCYGLMAPEEYGGLNLSNTGYATMGNAVGGVDLGLAVVLGAHQSIGWKGILLYGTDEQKSKYLPRVVNEKTTAAFALTEPSSGSDAGSIRSKAVKSPCGKFYTLNGSKLWITGGGIANIFTVFAQTEVTDSRTGQKKDKVTAFIVERDFGGLTSGPPEDKMGIRCSNTTEVYFDDVKIPAENVLGGEGNGFKVAMNILNNGRFGMAATLAGTMRACIAKATDHANSRVQFGKKIKEYGNIQEKLAQMAVLQYVAQTMAYMIAGNMDNGSKDYHLEAAISKIFASEAAWHVCDESIQILGGNGFMKSTGLEKFLRDLRIYRIFEGANDVLRLFVALTGIQYAGSHLKEIQEAFKNPTANLGLIFKEGSRRAARTIGVGGCDLTQFVAEPLKESAKQCSESIDLFSVAVESLLIKYGKRIVDEQFLLTRLADSAIDIYAMATVLSRATRAVSNKLPSAEHEVLMTKAWCVEASNRVNHNLRRVRKHQHLENYKTMSLIANNICDNGGIVQKLPLEIDCA, encoded by the exons ATGATTAGAACTGGAGTGCAAATCACGTCCAAACGTTGCAGCAGTTTGATTTTTAGCTCAAG ATGGGTTTCGTCGACATCGTCAAATTTGAAGCAGCAACAACCCCCCGTCAATATGTCCTTCATGGCAAATTTGTTCCGAGGTGAAATCCAGCCGTCACAAGTATTTCCCTACCCGGAGGCAGCCGATAAAGAACAAAGAGAGTACATCCAATCAATGGCAGATCCCGTGCATCGATTCTTAGCT GAACGGTATGATGCTGCTGAAAGCGAGAACCTCCACGGTCCATCGACCGCCACAACCGATGCGTTGTGGGAGATGGGATGCTACGGACTGATGGCTCCAGAGGAATACGGAGGACTGAATCTGTCCAACACTGGCTACGCAACCATGGGTAACGCCGTCGGTGGAGTAGATTTGGGCTTGGCAGTGGTGCTTGGTGCCCACCAGAGTATTGGATGGAAAGGAATTTTGCTGTACGGTACCGACGAGCAGAAAAGCAAATATCTGCCCAGGGTGGTAAACGAGAAGACTACGGCGGCATTTGCGCTTACAGAACCAAGTTCGGGATCAGATGCTGGATCCATCAGAAGTAAAGCTGTCAAAAGTCCATGCGGTAAGTTCTACACCCTAAACGGATCCAAGCTTTGGATCACGGGTGGTGGAATAGCAAACATATTTACGGTGTTCGCCCAAACTGAGGTCACCGATTCGCGCACTGGACAAAAGAAAGACAAAGTAACAGCGTTCATAGTGGAACGGGACTTCGGTGGGCTTACGAGTGGGCCCCCGGAAGATAAGATGGGTATTCGTTGTTCCAACACAACCGAAGTATACTTCGATGACGTGAAAATTCCAGCGGAAAATGTCCTCGGTGGGGAAGGAAATGGATTCAAGGTAGCGATGAACATTTTAAACAACGGAAGATTCGGTATGGCAGCTACACTTGCGGGAACAATGCGAGCTTGCATAGCCAAAGCGACGGACCACGCCAACTCTCGAGTTCAGTTTGGGAAGAAAATTAAAGAGTATGGCAACATTCAGGAAAAACTGGCCCAAATGGCTGTATTACAATACGTAGCTCAAACAATGGCTTACATGATTGCCGGAAATATGGATAACGGTTCGAAGGATTATCACCTGGAGGCGgctatttcgaaaatatttgcttCGGAGGCCGCGTGGCACGTTTGCGATGAATCAATTCAGATCTTGGGTGGAAATGGCTTCATGAAATCAACTGGACTTGAGAAATTCCTGCGAGATCTGAGGATCTACAGAATCTTTGAAGGAGCCAATGATGTCTTACGACTTTTCGTGGCACTAACCGGCATCCAATATGCAGGATCTCACTTAAAGGAAATACAGGAAGCTTTCAAGAATCCAACAGCCAACTTAGGCCTTATATTCAAGGAAGGATCACGGCGAGCTGCTCGAACCATCGGAGTTGGTGGATGTGACTTGACTCAATTTGTTGCCGAACCTTTGAAGGAGTCGGCAAAACAGTGCTCCGAAAGCATAGATTTGTTCTCGGTGGCAGTCGAATCGTTGCTCATCAAGTACGGTAAGCGAATCGTAGACGAACAGTTCCTGCTGACTCGTCTAGCCGATAGTGCAATCGATATCTATGCGATGGCAACTGTACTATCGCGAGCGACCCGTGCCGTGAGCAACAAACTACCATCGGCGGAACACGAAGTTCTGATGACGAAGGCTTGGTGTGTTGAG GCAAGCAACAGAGTCAACCATAATTTGAGACGCGTTAGAAAGCACCAACATTTGGAAAACTATAAGACGATGTCTCTTATTGCCAATAATATATGTGATAACGGAGGAATAGTACAAAAATTACCGTTGGAAATTGATTGCGCATGA